The following is a genomic window from Nocardioides thalensis.
GGCGGTCGCGGGCCGGGTCACCGGCACCGAGCCGCCCGCGGTGTTCCGCACGCTCGGGCGGCACCGCCGCCTGTTCTGGGGCTGGCTGCACTTCGCCGGCCGGCTGATGCCCGGCGGCAGGCTCGCCCGTCGCGAGGCGGAGCTCGTCATCCTCCGGGTCGCCTCCCTGCTCGGGTCGGACTACGAGCTGACCCAGCACCGGCGACTGGGCCGCAGGGCCGGGCTCAGCGCCGACGAGGTCGCGGTCGCCGAGCGCGCCACCGACGACGCGGGCGGGCTCTCCGACCGCGAGGCGCTGGCGCTGCGGGTCGCCGACGAGATGGTCGCCGACCAGGACATCTCCGACGCGCTCTGGGCCGAGCTGGGGCGGTTCTTCGACGAGAAGGAGCGCATCGAGCTGGTGCTCCTCGTCGGGCACTACGCCATGCTGGCGACCGTGCTGAAGGCGTTCCGCGTGCAGCCGGACCAGCCCAGGCGCTGAGCGGCGGAGCGCTGTCGGCGGCCGCCCGTAGTCTGGAGGACATGCGCCCCGTCACCGATCTCGAGCGCCGCGTCGCCCCGTTCAGCGTCGAGTCCGACTACCAGCCCTCGGGCGACCAGCCGGCCGCGATCAAGGAGATCACCCGGCGGATCCAGGCGGGCGTCCAGGACGTGGTGCTGCTGGGCGCGACCGGCACCGGCAAGACCGCGACCGTGGCGTGGGTGGCCGAGCAGCTGCAACGCCCGGTGCTCGTGCTGCAGCCCAACAAGACGCTCGCCGCCCAGTTCGCCAACGAGCTGCGGCAGCTGTTCCCGAAGAACGCGATCGAGTACTTCGTCTCCTACTACGACTACTACCAGCCCGAGGCCTACGTCCCCCAGACCGACACCTACATCGAGAAGGACTCCTCGATCAACGAGGAGGTCGAGCGGCTGCGCCACTCCGCGACCAACAGCCTGCTCACCCGGCGTGACGTGATCGTGGTGTCGACCGTCTCCTGCATCTACGGCCTCGGCACCCCGCAGGAGTACGTCGACCGCATGGTCCGGCTGCGGGTGGGGGAGGAGCACGACCGCGACTCGGTGCTCCGGCGGCTGGTCGAG
Proteins encoded in this region:
- a CDS encoding carboxymuconolactone decarboxylase family protein translates to MSEPRVTPGGWRETGPVVAAFAAVAGRVTGTEPPAVFRTLGRHRRLFWGWLHFAGRLMPGGRLARREAELVILRVASLLGSDYELTQHRRLGRRAGLSADEVAVAERATDDAGGLSDREALALRVADEMVADQDISDALWAELGRFFDEKERIELVLLVGHYAMLATVLKAFRVQPDQPRR